A genomic segment from Salvelinus alpinus chromosome 8, SLU_Salpinus.1, whole genome shotgun sequence encodes:
- the tm9sf1 gene encoding LOW QUALITY PROTEIN: transmembrane 9 superfamily member 1 (The sequence of the model RefSeq protein was modified relative to this genomic sequence to represent the inferred CDS: inserted 3 bases in 2 codons; substituted 3 bases at 3 genomic stop codons), translating to MAEMEHPTQQGVCRMIGYCTLVLCLMPQMTWAKVSYKXGDPETLHVNKVGPYHNPQRTNHYYMLSVCRPKEVLHKSLSVGEVLDGDRMTESLYEIKFCENTEEENXLSLTEKEVDQLLEAIEEPYYFEFVLDDIPTWGFVGYMEESGFLPQRHXEGLWTHLDFNIVYNGDSVIFANVSVKDSKPVPLEEGGGGARHGLVGTGGRLALSFTYSVHWFDSPLTHTRLAERLRDYSFFPKTLDISLVLVVLLLGFDIILIQVLKNDFARYNVEEGSCDDLDQGDSGWXTIQTDVFRVPPYXSLLCPVLGVGTQFLTLVTGIIVMALLGMFNVHRHGAINSAAIMLYALPSCVSGYCSCSFYTQTHGQCLVWNILLYTQIHGQCLVWNILLYTQIHGQCLVWNILYTQIHGQCLVWNIL from the exons atggctgaaatggagcaTCCTACACAGCAAGGAGTCTGCAGGATGATAGGCTATTGCACATTGGTCTTGTGTCTCATGCCACAGATGACATGGGCTAAAGTGAGCTACAAGTAAGGGGATCCCGAAACCCTACATGTCAACAAAGTTGGTCCTTACCACAACCCCCAGAGAACGAATCATTACTACATGTTGTCTGTTTGCAGGCCAAAAGAG GTGCTCCATAAGTCCCTTAGTGTGGGAGAAGTGCTTGATGGAGATCGGATGACAGAGTCCCTGTATGAAATCAAATTCTGTGAGAATACAGAAGAAGAAAA TCTAAGTCTAACAGAGAAAGAG GTGGACCAGCTCCTAGAGGCCATAGAGGAGCCGTATTACTTTGAGTTTGTCCTGGATGACATTCCCACCTGGGGCTTTGTGGGATACATGGAGGAGAGTGGCTTCCTGCCTCAACGTCATTAGGAGG GGCTGTGGACACACCTGGACTTCAACATTGTGTACAACGGCGACTCTGTGATCTTTGCCAACGTCTCAGTGAAGGACTCCAAGCCAGTGCCTCTGGAGGAGGGTGGCGGTGGCGCCAGACACGGGTTGGTGGGGACAGGCGGCAGGCTGGCACTGTCCTTCACCTACAGCGTGCACTGGTTTGATAGCCCTCTGACCCACACCCGGCTGGCAGAGAGGCTGAGGGACTACTCATTCTTCCCCAAGACTCTGGACATCTCCCTGGTGCTGGTGGTGCTACTGCTGGGCTTTGACATCATCCTCATCCAGGTCCTCAAGAACGACTTCGCCAG GTACAATGTTGAGGAGGGGAGCTGTGATGATCTGGACCAAGGGGACAGTGGCTGGTAGACCATCCAAACGGACGTTTTCCGGGTCCCTCCTT ACAGCCTGCTGTGTCCCGTGTTGGGAGTGGGAACTCAGTTTCTAACCCTGGTGACAG GGATCATCGTCATGGCGTTGCTGGGAATGTTTAACGTGCATCGTCATGGTGCTATCAACTCGGCGGCCATCATGCTGTACGCGTTGCCGAGTTGTGTGTCAGGATACTGCTCCTGTAGcttctacacacagacacatggccAGTGCCTGGTCTGGAATATCCTCCTCTACACACAGATACATGGCCAGTGCCTGGTCTGGAATATCCTCCTCTACACACAGATACATGGCCAGTGCCTGGTCTGGAATATCCTCTACACACAGATACATGGCCAGTGCCTGGTCTGGAATATCCTCTAA
- the nanog gene encoding homeobox protein NANOG, with translation MADWKLPVSYNPSYHAFAYGLMYQTGAEQNHPNFSGWAETVYNSGVSGGYHQQAQQQAQHQSPPRDPEDNIGSGNPQYPGSVMYLGDPHSHTPTGRLFISHNRTLFDQPPKETDGPSNYTPSDPVLHRSPDSWSSENSYPQTNPATWVKKELEEETESGSPNNSEHVSSSYPENASVQILGSEDNAPQSLPVPLPEKVDKDTPKQKARTAFSTGQMDALTHRFNMQRYLSPAEMKALAGLTGLTYKQVKTWFQNRRMKLKRHQKDNSWESAGYPNPGYPIMPPNPQFQGDAQTQIQDHHTNTQQFQEAMFKKSPQQNLPYYTGGYPQPSSSPPHPSARPLGNWPPAMTH, from the exons ATGGCGGATTGGAAGCTACCAGTGAGCTACAACCCATCCTACCATGCCTTTGCCTATGGTCTCATGTACCAAACAGGGGCTGAGCAAAATCATCCCAACTTTTCCGGCTGGGCAGAGACCGTTTACAACTCTGGGGTAAGCGGCGGCTACCACCAGCAAGCGCAGCAGCAAGCTCAGCATCAATCCCCACCCAGGGATCCCGAAGACAACATTGGTAGTGGCAATCCCCAATACCCAGGTTCTGTCATGTATCTCGGCGACCCTCACAGCCATACTCCGACTGGACGCCTTTTCATTTCCCACAACCGGACTCTGTTTGATCAACCGCCGAAGGAGACCGACGGGCCAAGTAACTACACTCCAAGCGATCCAGTGTTGCACAGATCACCAG ATTCTTGGAGTTCAGAGAACAGCTATCCTCAAACCAACCCTGCCACCTGGGTGAAAAAGGAGTTGGAAGAGGAGACGGAAAGTGGAAGCCCAAATAATAGTGAGCATGTCTCCAGCTCCTATCCAGAGAACGCAAGCGTGCAAATTCTGGGGAGTGAGGACAACGCCCCGCAGTCTTTGCCCGTGCCTCTCCCAGAGAAAGTGGACAAAGACACCCCCAAACAAAAAGCTCGGACTGCTTTTTCAACTGGCCAAATGGATGCCCTGACCCATCGGTTTAACATGCAGAGGTACCTCTCCCCTGCTGAGATGAAGGCCCTGGCTGGACTGACGGGGCTAACTTACAAACAG gttaaAACATGGTTCCAGAATCGCAGAATGAAACTGAAAAGGCACCAGAAAGACAACAGCTGGGAATCTGCTGGGTACCCAAACCCTGGCTACCCTATCATGCCACCAAACCCTCAG TTTCAGGGAGATGCCCAAACACAGATTCAGGACCATCACACCAACACTCAACAGTTCCAAGAGGCCATGTTCAAGAAGAGCCCCCAGCAGAACCTGCCTTACTACACGGGTGGATACCCTCagccatcctcctctcccccacatCCCTCTGCAAGGCCCCTGGGCAACTGGCCCCCAGCCATGACCCACTAA